In Halobacillus amylolyticus, the following proteins share a genomic window:
- a CDS encoding anti-sigma factor family protein: MNCNKEAVALMHKYLDGDLVKEEERRLRDHLQACPSCQNHFHELKRSITLVKNAGPVTAPSNFTASVMSSLPKEKKRRNYVRWLQRHPMITAAAVFFILMFSGIFSAWNQDHQVTVSKQDDLVIRNNTVIVPDGVTVDGDLVVRNGDLKVDGKINGDITLINGDIVTDTGIGDITNGKKYQAYVSGEIHEVNQVFEWMWYHMKKFTTDLFSFE; the protein is encoded by the coding sequence TTGAATTGCAATAAAGAAGCTGTGGCGCTTATGCATAAATATTTGGATGGTGACTTAGTTAAAGAAGAAGAGAGACGACTGCGTGATCACTTACAAGCTTGCCCATCCTGTCAGAACCATTTCCATGAGCTGAAACGTTCGATTACATTGGTGAAAAATGCCGGACCTGTAACGGCACCTTCAAATTTCACTGCCAGTGTGATGTCCAGCCTTCCTAAAGAGAAAAAGAGAAGGAATTACGTACGCTGGTTACAAAGGCATCCAATGATTACAGCGGCTGCTGTATTTTTTATATTAATGTTTAGTGGCATCTTCTCCGCCTGGAATCAGGACCATCAAGTTACCGTATCTAAGCAAGATGATTTAGTGATTCGAAATAATACGGTTATCGTGCCTGATGGAGTGACTGTCGATGGTGATTTAGTCGTTCGCAATGGCGATCTCAAAGTCGATGGTAAAATTAACGGCGATATCACATTAATTAACGGTGATATCGTAACGGATACCGGTATTGGTGATATTACGAACGGGAAGAAATATCAGGCGTATGTCAGCGGGGAGATACATGAGGTTAACCAAGTGTTTGAGTGGATGTGGTATCATATGAAAAAGTTCACAACAGATCTTTTTTCTTTTGAATAA
- a CDS encoding HAD-IIIA family hydrolase — MKAIFLDRDGTLGGSDQIEYPGDFSLYPGVQEKLQIVQVEGIKLFSFTNQPGIAKGLATMESFREELYGFGLDGVYVCPHLPVDQCNCRKPMIGMIELACRDHGLLPSECFVIGDRLKDMMAAWQAGCMSILVQTGSGKESLKEWKQLDKRPTINFIAEDIIHALDWLTLGK; from the coding sequence ATGAAAGCTATTTTTTTAGATCGTGATGGTACCCTCGGCGGTTCAGACCAAATCGAATATCCAGGGGATTTTAGTTTATATCCAGGGGTGCAGGAGAAACTACAGATAGTGCAAGTGGAAGGTATCAAACTTTTTTCTTTCACAAATCAGCCTGGCATCGCTAAGGGGCTGGCCACAATGGAAAGCTTCCGTGAAGAGTTGTATGGGTTTGGCCTGGATGGAGTATATGTCTGCCCGCACCTCCCGGTTGATCAATGCAATTGCCGGAAACCAATGATAGGTATGATTGAGCTGGCTTGTCGTGATCATGGGTTACTTCCGAGCGAATGTTTTGTAATTGGCGATCGTTTGAAGGATATGATGGCTGCTTGGCAAGCTGGATGTATGAGTATCCTCGTGCAAACAGGATCGGGTAAGGAATCTCTTAAAGAGTGGAAGCAATTAGATAAGCGTCCGACCATTAACTTCATTGCTGAAGATATTATTCATGCATTAGACTGGCTTACACTGGGCAAATAA
- a CDS encoding KinB-signaling pathway activation protein, whose translation MTSRKWVRMFLTTLLIGGVLTLLTSFILKSESYTRVLQPFQLFELVGVLLFFLGFGLIFSVISQMGFFAYLTVNQFGLGVFRRMWPSIQLFLVAFTLFDLVYFRYRAAEGAAVWPFLWTAIGLLAISLAVARVKSKETNSKAFVPALFFMVVVTTVEWVPALRAGGSDYVWLMIIPLIACNAYQLLLLHRITSSNKSA comes from the coding sequence GTGACTAGTCGAAAATGGGTGAGAATGTTTTTGACAACGCTGTTAATCGGCGGCGTTTTAACATTGCTGACCAGTTTTATACTTAAATCAGAATCATACACCAGAGTTTTACAGCCATTTCAGTTATTTGAACTCGTTGGAGTATTGTTATTTTTCCTTGGTTTTGGGCTAATATTCAGTGTCATCAGCCAAATGGGTTTTTTCGCTTACTTAACGGTTAATCAGTTTGGCCTGGGTGTTTTCCGCAGAATGTGGCCATCCATTCAATTATTTTTGGTTGCCTTTACGCTTTTTGACCTTGTCTATTTCCGCTATCGTGCAGCGGAAGGAGCGGCAGTTTGGCCTTTCCTATGGACCGCCATAGGTTTGCTCGCCATTTCGCTTGCAGTGGCTAGAGTGAAATCGAAAGAAACCAATTCAAAGGCATTTGTCCCTGCCTTGTTTTTTATGGTCGTTGTCACAACAGTTGAATGGGTCCCAGCTCTACGTGCAGGTGGGAGCGACTACGTATGGCTGATGATCATTCCGTTAATCGCTTGCAATGCTTACCAGCTCCTGCTGTTACATCGAATAACATCCAGTAATAAATCAGCATAG
- the rocF gene encoding arginase yields the protein MNKQLSIIGVPMDLGQMRRGVDMGPSAIRYAGVVERLENLKYTIEDLGNIDIPLPSKKDDNKLDNLRNLNEITEGSHRLAVAVDEVVEKGNFPLVLGGDHSIAMGTLAGLSKHYDNLGVIWYDAHGDLNTGDSSPSGNIHGMPLAVSLGIGHEKLTGILDYEPKIKPENIVIIGARSLDEGERVLIKEKGIKVYSMHEVDRMGMTQVVQESIAYLKDHTDGVHLSLDLDGLDPDEAPGVGTPVMGGLSYRESHLAMEMLYQSEMITSAEFVEVNPILDEKNKTANMAVGLMGSLFGESLK from the coding sequence ATGAATAAACAACTTTCAATTATTGGCGTACCGATGGATCTAGGCCAAATGCGCAGGGGCGTCGATATGGGGCCGAGCGCCATCCGCTATGCTGGAGTCGTTGAGCGTCTGGAGAATTTAAAGTACACGATTGAGGATTTAGGCAATATCGATATTCCACTTCCAAGTAAAAAGGACGATAATAAGTTAGACAACCTTCGTAATTTAAATGAAATTACAGAGGGCAGCCATCGTTTAGCTGTTGCTGTGGATGAAGTAGTGGAAAAGGGGAATTTTCCACTCGTCCTAGGCGGTGATCATAGTATCGCAATGGGTACATTAGCTGGCCTCTCGAAACATTATGATAATTTAGGTGTGATTTGGTATGATGCTCACGGAGATTTAAATACGGGTGACAGCTCACCATCAGGCAATATTCACGGGATGCCGTTAGCGGTCAGCCTTGGTATTGGTCATGAAAAGCTAACAGGTATTCTTGATTATGAGCCAAAAATTAAACCTGAAAATATTGTGATTATTGGCGCTCGCTCTCTAGATGAGGGAGAAAGAGTACTGATTAAGGAAAAAGGCATTAAAGTATATAGCATGCATGAAGTAGATCGTATGGGGATGACACAGGTCGTTCAAGAATCTATCGCTTACTTAAAGGACCATACAGATGGTGTTCATTTGAGCTTGGATTTAGATGGGTTGGACCCTGATGAAGCACCAGGTGTAGGTACACCGGTAATGGGTGGATTAAGTTATCGGGAGAGCCACTTGGCTATGGAGATGTTGTACCAATCCGAAATGATCACATCCGCAGAGTTTGTAGAGGTGAATCCAATTCTGGATGAGAAAAATAAAACTGCAAATATGGCAGTAGGCTTAATGGGGTCATTATTTGGAGAGAGTTTAAAGTAA
- the sigW gene encoding RNA polymerase sigma factor SigW has translation METMIRQKIKAVRKGDQSAFEDIVSFYQNKVYYICYRMIGNAYEAEDLAQEAFIRAYTNIHTFDERRKFSTWLYRIATNLTIDRIRKKKPDYYLDAEVRGTDGLDMYSQLAIDQASPEEEVESLELQSYIHREILALPPKYRSVIVLRYLDELALQEIAEILDIPVGTVKTRVHRGREALRKRLRHV, from the coding sequence ATGGAAACGATGATTAGACAAAAGATTAAAGCAGTAAGGAAAGGTGACCAATCAGCTTTCGAGGATATAGTATCCTTTTATCAAAATAAAGTTTACTATATTTGTTATCGGATGATTGGGAATGCATATGAAGCAGAAGACCTTGCTCAAGAGGCCTTTATTCGAGCATATACGAATATTCATACGTTTGATGAGCGGCGAAAATTTTCTACCTGGTTATATCGTATCGCAACTAACTTAACGATCGATCGAATTAGGAAAAAGAAGCCTGACTATTATCTCGATGCTGAGGTGAGAGGAACGGATGGATTAGATATGTATTCTCAATTGGCGATTGATCAAGCGTCGCCAGAGGAAGAGGTGGAGAGTTTAGAGTTACAAAGCTACATTCACCGTGAGATTCTGGCCCTGCCCCCTAAGTACCGTAGTGTCATTGTATTAAGATATTTAGATGAACTGGCGCTTCAGGAGATTGCGGAGATTCTGGACATTCCTGTAGGGACGGTTAAGACAAGAGTTCACCGGGGCAGGGAAGCCTTGCGTAAGAGGCTTCGACATGTGTAA
- a CDS encoding exo-beta-N-acetylmuramidase NamZ family protein produces the protein MLMFILILSTFSAVFADKGGNNGKQKGKYKNFKLGVEVLLEEEKELIEGKRVGLITNPTGVDQELNSIVDLLHNDPDVNLTALYGPEHGVRGSAQAGEYVEYYIDENTGVPVYSLYGETRKPTPEMLENIDVLLFDIQDVGTRFYTYIYTMAYAMEAAQENDIPFIVLDRPNPLGGEKVEGPVLDPKYKSFIGNYPIPLRHGMTVGELAKLFNKEFDIGADLTVVEMNKWKRSMYFDETPLQFVAPSPNMPTFDTALVYPGAALIEGTNVSEGRGTTKPFELIGAPFINSTELAATLNEKGLPGVTFRAASFTPQFSKHRGTLSHGIEIHVTDKDAYDPIVTGLHIVKSIHDLYPNDFEFRAENSEGISFFDNLIGNGWVREAIENGQSVEKIQERWQEGLGEFKEVREEYLLYK, from the coding sequence ATGCTAATGTTCATTTTGATCCTTTCTACCTTTTCTGCCGTTTTTGCAGATAAGGGTGGTAATAATGGGAAACAAAAAGGGAAATATAAGAACTTCAAGCTCGGTGTAGAAGTTTTACTTGAAGAAGAGAAAGAATTGATTGAAGGCAAACGCGTCGGATTGATTACCAATCCAACCGGCGTCGATCAAGAGTTAAACAGTATAGTAGATCTTCTGCATAATGACCCAGATGTTAATTTAACAGCTTTATACGGACCAGAGCATGGGGTACGCGGCAGTGCACAAGCTGGTGAATACGTTGAATACTATATCGATGAAAACACAGGTGTCCCCGTTTATAGCTTGTATGGTGAAACGAGAAAACCAACTCCTGAGATGCTAGAGAATATCGATGTTCTATTATTTGATATTCAAGATGTCGGCACTAGATTTTACACATACATTTATACCATGGCTTATGCTATGGAAGCGGCGCAGGAAAATGATATTCCATTTATCGTGCTTGATCGTCCGAATCCACTGGGCGGTGAGAAAGTAGAAGGTCCTGTGCTCGATCCAAAATACAAGTCATTTATAGGGAATTACCCTATCCCACTCCGTCACGGTATGACTGTCGGGGAGCTTGCTAAACTATTTAACAAGGAATTTGACATTGGGGCGGATTTAACGGTCGTGGAGATGAATAAGTGGAAACGAAGCATGTACTTTGACGAAACACCATTACAGTTCGTTGCCCCGTCACCAAATATGCCAACCTTTGATACGGCCTTAGTTTATCCAGGTGCTGCCTTAATTGAAGGGACAAATGTTTCAGAAGGGCGTGGAACAACGAAACCATTTGAACTGATTGGTGCACCGTTTATTAACAGCACAGAGCTTGCAGCCACTTTAAACGAAAAAGGTCTACCAGGTGTTACGTTTAGAGCTGCGTCGTTCACACCGCAATTCTCTAAACATCGCGGCACGTTAAGTCATGGCATTGAAATTCACGTGACAGATAAAGATGCATATGACCCAATCGTAACTGGACTGCACATTGTGAAATCCATTCATGACCTGTATCCAAATGATTTCGAATTCCGCGCAGAAAATAGCGAGGGGATCTCCTTTTTCGATAACTTAATTGGAAATGGCTGGGTCCGTGAAGCGATTGAAAATGGTCAGTCTGTTGAGAAGATACAAGAGAGATGGCAAGAAGGTTTGGGTGAGTTCAAAGAAGTACGCGAAGAATATTTACTCTACAAATAG
- a CDS encoding glycoside hydrolase family 3 protein: MLIIIFALLVPLMPSTAAADNHAGVKDVILLENVPEVESSIVDNEVHLTALHIYEDGHFEIADDEKLTWSTTNKNVAVVDGGDVTLSGHNGRTFITVSDGTYRDRIAIDHKPAKKPDKKKPSFEGKVVKQQGDRYEIIEQAIEGMTINEKIGQMLMPDFRNWEGENVTEMLPEIEQIVKDYHLGGVILFRENVVTTEQTAKLVADYQAAAEKYGLLMTIDQEGGIVTRLQSGTDMPGNMALGATRSSEISYNVGEAIGEELNALGINMNLAPVLDVNNNPDNPVIGVRSFGESPELVAELGVAYTEGLQSTGVAATAKHFPGHGDTAVDSHLGLPEVPYDKERLMEVELYPFQQAMDAGIDAIMTAHVTFPKIDDTKVISKKDGSKISLPATLSPKVLTGLMREEMGYEGVIITDALNMNAITEHFGSVDAVIRAVKAGTDIILMPVGLEKVVDGLLEAVETGEISVDRIEQSVERILTLKLNRGVIKSEATPDMNEVLANAKEVVGSDAHKQVEQKAAEKSITLVKNDDVLPLGPAVDEKIVVVGHSYSNSLYQAVRNHHENTGLIQASGPLSEEQLSQLESAEAIVAGTYTYNVSGRSENSSQMQLVNQLIEDLDTPVIGVGIRNPYDIMAYPEIDGYLAQYGFRQASFEATAATLFGENNPTGLLPVTIPGGDGNALYQFGHGLSY; the protein is encoded by the coding sequence ATGCTCATTATTATATTCGCCTTACTGGTCCCACTTATGCCAAGTACGGCAGCTGCAGACAATCATGCAGGTGTAAAAGATGTTATTTTACTTGAAAATGTCCCAGAGGTTGAGAGTTCTATCGTGGATAACGAAGTCCACCTTACCGCCTTACACATTTATGAAGACGGTCATTTTGAAATTGCAGACGACGAAAAGCTGACGTGGTCCACTACGAATAAAAACGTTGCCGTAGTCGATGGTGGTGACGTGACTTTATCCGGTCATAACGGACGAACGTTTATTACCGTTTCGGACGGAACTTACAGAGACCGGATTGCTATTGATCACAAACCAGCTAAGAAGCCTGACAAGAAAAAGCCTTCTTTTGAAGGAAAAGTCGTTAAACAACAGGGCGATCGCTATGAAATCATTGAGCAAGCAATTGAAGGTATGACGATTAATGAAAAAATAGGTCAGATGCTCATGCCTGATTTTAGAAACTGGGAAGGAGAAAACGTGACGGAAATGCTGCCAGAGATTGAGCAGATCGTAAAAGATTATCATCTCGGCGGTGTGATCCTTTTCCGTGAAAATGTTGTGACAACAGAACAAACAGCCAAGCTTGTTGCCGATTATCAAGCAGCTGCTGAAAAATACGGATTACTAATGACAATTGATCAGGAAGGTGGTATAGTTACTCGTTTGCAGTCAGGCACAGATATGCCTGGTAACATGGCCCTCGGGGCAACGAGATCAAGCGAGATATCCTATAATGTCGGTGAAGCAATCGGCGAAGAATTAAATGCATTAGGGATTAATATGAACCTTGCACCTGTATTAGACGTCAACAATAATCCTGATAACCCTGTCATCGGTGTTCGCTCTTTTGGCGAATCGCCTGAACTAGTAGCCGAACTAGGTGTCGCTTATACTGAAGGACTTCAAAGCACAGGAGTAGCCGCAACAGCGAAGCACTTCCCTGGCCATGGTGACACGGCAGTTGACTCCCACCTCGGTTTACCAGAAGTGCCTTATGATAAAGAACGCTTAATGGAAGTGGAACTGTATCCATTCCAACAAGCGATGGACGCTGGCATTGACGCTATTATGACAGCCCATGTTACCTTTCCAAAAATTGATGACACGAAAGTAATCTCTAAAAAGGACGGATCAAAAATCTCTTTACCAGCCACACTCTCTCCCAAAGTGCTGACTGGATTAATGAGAGAAGAAATGGGTTATGAAGGCGTAATCATTACCGATGCCTTAAATATGAATGCCATCACAGAGCATTTTGGCTCCGTCGACGCTGTGATTAGAGCCGTTAAAGCAGGAACGGATATTATCCTCATGCCTGTAGGCCTTGAAAAAGTTGTTGATGGTTTACTTGAGGCTGTGGAGACAGGAGAAATCAGCGTTGATCGAATTGAACAATCTGTTGAGAGGATTTTAACACTTAAATTGAACCGCGGTGTGATTAAATCCGAAGCTACTCCTGATATGAATGAAGTTTTAGCAAATGCCAAGGAGGTCGTTGGCTCAGATGCCCATAAACAAGTTGAACAAAAAGCTGCTGAAAAATCAATCACTCTTGTGAAAAATGACGATGTCCTGCCACTTGGCCCAGCAGTCGATGAAAAAATAGTTGTCGTTGGTCATTCGTATAGTAACAGTTTATATCAAGCCGTTCGTAATCATCATGAAAACACCGGGTTGATTCAAGCATCCGGTCCACTAAGCGAAGAGCAGCTGAGTCAGTTGGAAAGTGCTGAAGCGATTGTAGCCGGAACCTATACGTATAATGTCAGCGGCCGCTCAGAGAACAGCTCACAAATGCAATTAGTAAATCAACTTATTGAGGATCTTGACACACCAGTCATTGGCGTGGGAATCCGTAATCCATACGATATTATGGCCTATCCAGAGATCGATGGATACTTGGCTCAATATGGATTCAGACAAGCAAGCTTTGAAGCAACAGCTGCTACACTATTTGGCGAGAATAACCCGACTGGATTACTGCCTGTTACCATTCCTGGGGGAGATGGGAACGCCCTCTATCAATTCGGTCACGGTCTATCGTATTAA
- the pdaB gene encoding polysaccharide deacetylase family sporulation protein PdaB produces the protein MSFYTWRMEKVKRYGVVIFLALFCAILMWIGQMGQLPVFSNDGEPKALSQGSEEQPYIALTFNISWGNEKVNDILDKLETHQTKATFFLSGSWAERHQDIVEAIHEDKHEIAMTGYEYESYTEMEPEEIRRDIQKAKEVFEKLGFEDINYIRPPHGHLNEEILAAIEQEGLETVQWSLNPRDWENPGTNTIIDQIMGTGSKGDIILLHASDSVKQTAKALEVIIPGLKQKGLEFVTITELVSGGKAKITQE, from the coding sequence GTGAGTTTTTATACATGGCGAATGGAGAAAGTAAAGCGTTATGGAGTCGTCATATTCCTAGCATTATTTTGTGCCATATTAATGTGGATTGGTCAAATGGGCCAGCTACCTGTTTTTTCGAATGATGGGGAGCCAAAAGCTTTATCACAGGGAAGTGAGGAACAGCCGTATATCGCGTTGACGTTCAATATTAGCTGGGGAAATGAAAAGGTGAATGATATTTTGGACAAACTTGAGACTCATCAGACAAAAGCTACCTTCTTTCTAAGCGGCAGTTGGGCCGAGCGGCATCAGGATATTGTCGAGGCTATCCACGAAGATAAGCATGAAATAGCCATGACGGGATACGAATATGAAAGCTATACAGAGATGGAACCTGAAGAAATAAGAAGGGATATTCAAAAAGCGAAGGAAGTCTTTGAAAAACTTGGCTTTGAAGATATAAATTATATAAGACCCCCTCACGGCCATTTGAACGAAGAAATATTAGCAGCAATTGAACAAGAAGGACTTGAAACTGTTCAATGGAGTCTAAACCCTCGAGATTGGGAAAATCCAGGAACTAACACTATTATCGATCAAATTATGGGAACAGGATCAAAAGGGGATATTATTTTGCTTCATGCTTCTGATTCTGTCAAACAGACGGCTAAAGCACTCGAAGTGATCATCCCAGGGCTTAAACAAAAAGGTCTTGAATTTGTTACCATTACAGAATTAGTCAGTGGCGGGAAAGCTAAGATCACTCAGGAATAA
- a CDS encoding Mrp/NBP35 family ATP-binding protein encodes MLTQEEVLNILHPIEDPFLHKTLEETGGVEEIKIKEEKNHVSVKVLIAKTNTAEQMELQQTIVNALKNGGAATVGLRFDQLSDDVIEKFQPAAEEGQEASLLDGKTGTKFISIASGKGGVGKSTVTVNLAIALSRLGKKVGIIDADIYGFSVPDMMGVEERPVVRGEKIIPVERFGVKIVSMGFFVEDNSPIIWRGPMLGKMLTSFFKEVEWGDLDYLLLDLPPGTGDMALDVHAMLPSSKEIIVTTPHPTAAFVAARAGQMAIKTEHEILGVVENMAYFESKETGNKEFVFGRGGGAKLADELKTDILGHIPLQQPFEEEEVFAPSVYQTDHPIGVVYRNMAAKVIDKY; translated from the coding sequence GTGCTTACACAGGAAGAGGTACTGAATATCCTCCATCCAATCGAAGATCCGTTTTTACATAAAACGTTGGAAGAAACCGGTGGAGTCGAAGAGATAAAGATTAAAGAAGAGAAAAACCACGTAAGTGTTAAGGTTTTAATTGCTAAAACCAATACAGCAGAGCAAATGGAGCTGCAGCAAACAATTGTCAACGCCCTTAAAAACGGGGGAGCGGCAACTGTAGGGCTCCGTTTTGATCAGCTGTCAGATGATGTAATTGAAAAGTTTCAGCCAGCTGCTGAAGAGGGTCAGGAAGCTTCGTTGCTTGATGGCAAGACAGGTACGAAGTTTATTTCCATTGCCAGCGGAAAAGGCGGCGTAGGGAAATCAACGGTGACTGTTAATCTTGCTATTGCCCTTTCACGTCTTGGCAAAAAGGTCGGAATTATTGACGCAGATATTTACGGGTTCAGTGTTCCAGATATGATGGGAGTCGAAGAGCGCCCTGTCGTTCGTGGTGAAAAAATCATTCCCGTTGAGCGTTTTGGTGTGAAAATCGTATCTATGGGTTTCTTTGTGGAGGATAACTCCCCTATTATTTGGCGTGGGCCTATGCTTGGCAAAATGCTGACAAGCTTTTTCAAAGAAGTGGAGTGGGGGGATCTAGACTACCTTCTTCTTGACTTGCCACCTGGAACTGGTGATATGGCTCTAGATGTCCATGCTATGCTACCTTCTTCAAAGGAAATCATCGTTACAACACCACACCCTACAGCGGCATTCGTAGCGGCTCGAGCGGGCCAAATGGCTATAAAAACAGAGCATGAAATCTTGGGCGTTGTAGAGAATATGGCTTACTTTGAGAGTAAAGAGACAGGTAATAAGGAGTTTGTCTTTGGCCGCGGCGGCGGAGCTAAGCTTGCCGATGAGCTGAAAACAGATATTTTAGGTCACATTCCTTTGCAGCAACCATTTGAGGAAGAAGAAGTATTTGCACCATCTGTCTACCAAACCGATCATCCAATTGGTGTCGTGTATCGGAACATGGCTGCAAAGGTTATTGATAAGTACTAA
- the rpsI gene encoding 30S ribosomal protein S9 — translation MAQVQYSGTGRRKKSTARVRLVPGTGRVVVNKRDAEDFFPYETLRMILKQPLAVTETEGNYDVYVNVDGGGFTGQAGAIRHGIARALLQADPEYRTPLKRAGLLTRDARMKERKKYGLKGARRAPQFSKR, via the coding sequence GTGGCACAAGTACAATACTCCGGTACTGGACGTCGTAAAAAGTCGACAGCTCGTGTTCGCCTTGTTCCAGGAACTGGTCGTGTAGTAGTAAACAAACGTGATGCTGAAGACTTTTTCCCATATGAAACACTTCGTATGATTCTGAAGCAGCCTCTAGCTGTTACAGAGACTGAAGGTAACTATGATGTTTATGTAAATGTTGATGGTGGAGGTTTCACTGGTCAAGCTGGTGCAATCCGTCACGGAATCGCTCGTGCGCTGCTTCAAGCAGACCCAGAATACCGTACACCACTTAAGCGTGCGGGACTATTAACTCGTGATGCACGTATGAAAGAGCGTAAGAAATACGGTCTTAAAGGTGCACGTCGTGCTCCACAGTTCTCTAAGCGTTAA
- a CDS encoding aspartyl-phosphate phosphatase Spo0E family protein has translation MGYEVKLLEEIEACRKEMSRLACENSLTSESVIRISVKLDCLLNEFENIKQKQLTPQEVSCS, from the coding sequence ATGGGATACGAAGTCAAATTACTTGAAGAAATCGAAGCTTGTAGAAAGGAGATGAGTAGACTGGCCTGTGAAAATTCACTAACCTCTGAAAGTGTTATACGGATTAGTGTAAAGCTTGATTGCTTATTAAATGAGTTTGAGAACATAAAACAAAAGCAACTCACCCCACAAGAGGTAAGCTGCTCCTAA
- the gerD gene encoding spore germination lipoprotein GerD, translating to MSILRFICPVILVVFLAACGGSPQASGEADYETTKKMMVDILKTDDGKKAMTEVLKDEKMQQSMALDSEVVKQAVSETLLSEKGKEFWGQLFTDPKFVQEFSKVIEEEQKKLMKGLMKDPEYQKSLIELYQNPEMMEQMLEVMKGQKFRAHLEKTIQETLNSPVFQAKMTETLLQAAEQMKSGEKPGQGGQGKSGGGSGSGE from the coding sequence ATGTCCATATTACGCTTTATATGTCCCGTTATACTCGTTGTTTTCTTAGCCGCTTGTGGAGGCAGTCCTCAAGCCAGCGGGGAAGCGGATTACGAAACCACTAAAAAAATGATGGTTGATATATTAAAAACAGATGACGGTAAGAAGGCGATGACTGAAGTTCTTAAAGATGAAAAAATGCAGCAGTCAATGGCATTGGACTCCGAAGTCGTCAAGCAAGCCGTAAGTGAAACCCTTCTTTCGGAAAAAGGTAAAGAATTTTGGGGTCAACTTTTTACAGACCCGAAATTTGTTCAAGAATTCAGCAAAGTAATTGAAGAGGAACAAAAGAAATTAATGAAAGGCTTAATGAAGGACCCTGAATATCAGAAGTCACTCATTGAACTTTATCAAAACCCCGAAATGATGGAACAAATGCTCGAAGTAATGAAAGGCCAAAAATTCCGAGCCCATTTAGAAAAAACGATTCAGGAAACTTTGAACAGTCCGGTTTTCCAGGCGAAAATGACTGAAACGCTACTTCAAGCCGCAGAGCAAATGAAGAGCGGTGAAAAACCCGGTCAAGGTGGACAAGGGAAGTCAGGTGGCGGTTCAGGTTCAGGCGAATAG
- the cwlD gene encoding N-acetylmuramoyl-L-alanine amidase CwlD produces MIRRMKTIGWLLAVVGVVCLISYPAQEVKDAWQTWSSPLSGKVIILDPGHGAPDGGAVGKNGTEEKDITLKLSQYLRDYLQEAGAIVYLTREDDNDLSSDDAGSLSRRKAEDIRKRVDFIKDKEADFFLSLHLNAIPSEKWSGAQTFYNPKSDKSESLAKFIQSEIETNLDNTARKAMGLTNIYLLKHTKAPGALVEAGFLSNPEERTLLESEEYQRKMAASVYRGILRYVTELEYPNDPEE; encoded by the coding sequence ATGATACGGCGCATGAAGACGATAGGATGGTTACTAGCGGTAGTCGGGGTTGTTTGCTTAATTTCCTATCCTGCACAGGAGGTTAAAGACGCGTGGCAAACCTGGTCTTCGCCACTTTCTGGAAAGGTAATTATACTTGATCCTGGCCATGGAGCTCCGGATGGTGGGGCGGTAGGGAAGAATGGAACAGAAGAGAAGGATATCACGCTCAAACTTTCTCAGTACTTACGAGATTATCTTCAAGAAGCAGGGGCCATTGTTTACTTAACAAGAGAGGATGATAATGACCTTTCTTCTGATGATGCAGGTAGTTTGTCGCGTCGTAAGGCAGAGGATATTAGAAAACGCGTTGATTTTATCAAAGATAAAGAAGCGGATTTTTTCTTGAGTTTGCATTTAAATGCCATCCCTTCAGAAAAGTGGAGCGGGGCGCAAACCTTTTACAATCCGAAAAGTGACAAAAGTGAAAGTCTGGCTAAATTTATTCAATCGGAAATAGAAACAAACCTCGATAATACAGCTCGGAAAGCCATGGGACTGACTAATATCTATCTGCTCAAGCATACGAAAGCACCTGGTGCCTTGGTTGAAGCGGGGTTTTTATCCAATCCAGAAGAACGAACGTTACTCGAAAGTGAAGAGTATCAAAGAAAGATGGCAGCATCTGTGTATAGGGGCATTCTACGTTACGTTACAGAGCTTGAATACCCTAATGATCCTGAGGAGTAA